One genomic segment of Desulfocapsa sulfexigens DSM 10523 includes these proteins:
- a CDS encoding AI-2E family transporter has protein sequence MEKTNNQRSIQFLSYLALFLLFASLYIFSSYLHYILVAAVLALCTSHALSSLIKFLNRSPFPGFIRKNSNFISASILTLFFLCLIFAPLVYFLSETYIQMSHVDVDHVKKVTMELVNRLVAFTDPIPILYNFLSTLKTEGFSLLKSVSIETLYKTINGVASGAGGLVVQIGWILIFYFLFNLNGRQILAFTARVLPTSFEHEKYLYRECTGTVAVVFYGTLFNMLAQGLTFGILIFFIGGYNTFYLAVLAGFCSVIPIVGAALVYVPVIALELVAGNFINVLVILIVVWGIMGFFIDNILRIIFISHLKRIFGFEYTMNEILILLSILAGIASFGFWGIIIGPSVIALSLAAANLYSSQIEHTGFPEDF, from the coding sequence ATGGAAAAAACTAATAATCAAAGAAGTATACAGTTTCTTAGTTACCTCGCCCTCTTCCTGCTTTTTGCCTCACTTTATATTTTTTCTTCCTATTTACACTATATCCTGGTTGCTGCTGTACTCGCACTTTGTACCAGTCATGCTTTGTCATCATTAATAAAATTTTTGAATCGATCCCCTTTTCCCGGATTTATAAGAAAAAACTCTAACTTTATAAGTGCTTCTATTTTAACACTGTTTTTTCTCTGTTTAATATTTGCTCCCCTAGTTTATTTTCTTTCTGAAACCTATATTCAAATGTCCCATGTCGATGTTGACCATGTAAAAAAAGTAACCATGGAACTTGTTAACAGGCTGGTTGCGTTTACCGACCCAATTCCGATTCTTTATAATTTTCTCAGTACGTTAAAAACTGAAGGGTTTTCATTGTTAAAAAGTGTTTCTATTGAAACGCTTTACAAAACTATAAATGGTGTTGCTTCAGGGGCTGGAGGTCTGGTTGTTCAAATAGGATGGATATTGATTTTTTATTTTCTTTTTAATCTCAATGGAAGGCAAATACTTGCCTTTACAGCCAGAGTACTACCAACAAGTTTTGAGCATGAAAAGTATTTATACCGGGAGTGTACAGGAACAGTAGCCGTTGTCTTTTATGGAACGCTTTTTAATATGCTAGCCCAGGGGCTTACCTTTGGTATCCTCATTTTTTTTATCGGTGGCTACAATACATTTTATCTCGCTGTTCTTGCGGGTTTTTGTTCTGTTATACCAATTGTAGGAGCAGCTCTTGTTTATGTCCCCGTGATAGCTCTTGAACTGGTTGCTGGAAATTTTATAAATGTTCTTGTTATTCTAATTGTAGTTTGGGGTATTATGGGTTTTTTCATCGATAATATTTTGCGAATTATTTTTATAAGCCACTTAAAAAGAATTTTTGGTTTCGAGTACACTATGAATGAAATATTAATTCTGCTCTCAATTCTGGCAGGAATTGCAAGTTTTGGGTTCTGGGGAATTATCATTGGACCTTCCGTCATAGCCCTTAGTCTGGCAGCAGCTAATCTTTATAGCTCACAAATTGAGCATACTGGATTTCCAGAAGATTTTTAA
- a CDS encoding XTP/dITP diphosphatase, whose amino-acid sequence MVDLIVLATTNKNKVKEFQEMLSDFPIEIKSVADFGPIPECIEDGETFDDNAYKKALHTAKILGLPAIADDSGLEVEALGGAPGVYSARYAGESATDAENCEKLLKEMEGKENRKAAFQCVLSIAVPSGPALTYEGTCEGTILQEKQGDSGFGYDPLFYYEPFGKSFAECGLEEKNKVSHRGKALTELRNEFDKVIIWLNQRISEAKPPKPDHDEFKNNDWSK is encoded by the coding sequence ATGGTCGATCTTATTGTTCTTGCAACAACAAACAAAAACAAAGTTAAAGAATTTCAAGAGATGCTTAGTGATTTTCCAATAGAAATTAAATCCGTAGCAGATTTTGGACCAATCCCAGAGTGTATCGAAGATGGAGAAACTTTTGATGACAATGCTTATAAGAAGGCCCTACACACTGCAAAGATTCTTGGTCTCCCAGCAATCGCTGACGACTCAGGACTTGAGGTTGAGGCCTTAGGTGGGGCACCAGGAGTTTATTCGGCAAGATATGCAGGAGAATCAGCTACCGATGCTGAGAATTGTGAAAAACTACTGAAAGAAATGGAAGGGAAGGAAAATCGTAAGGCGGCATTTCAGTGTGTGTTGTCTATTGCGGTTCCATCTGGACCAGCACTAACCTATGAAGGCACATGTGAGGGTACTATTCTTCAAGAAAAGCAAGGTGATTCCGGCTTCGGTTACGACCCACTTTTCTACTATGAGCCATTTGGGAAGAGTTTTGCAGAATGTGGTTTGGAAGAAAAAAACAAAGTAAGCCATCGCGGTAAGGCACTTACTGAACTTCGCAACGAATTTGATAAAGTGATTATCTGGTTGAACCAGCGTATTTCCGAAGCAAAACCGCCTAAACCTGATCACGATGAGTTTAAGAATAATGACTGGTCTAAATAA
- a CDS encoding epoxyqueuosine reductase QueH encodes MKILLHVCCAPCSTYTLSQLRNNNFNVSGYFYNPNIHPYCEFRKRLDTLREFSLKEDFELEIESEYGLSEYLRKVVFNEKNRCAICYEMRLEKTAQQAINTGADAFSSTLLYSRYQNHNAIISTCEKIATKYNIPFYYEDFRIGWQQGIDMAIDMKLYRQPYCGCIYSEQERYDKNLQRKLRKERKK; translated from the coding sequence ATGAAAATTCTCCTTCACGTATGCTGCGCACCTTGTTCTACCTACACATTATCTCAGTTGAGAAACAATAATTTCAACGTTTCCGGATACTTTTACAACCCGAACATTCACCCATACTGCGAATTCAGAAAGCGCCTGGACACGCTAAGAGAATTTTCTTTAAAAGAAGATTTTGAGCTTGAGATAGAATCCGAGTATGGTTTATCTGAATATCTCAGGAAGGTCGTCTTTAATGAGAAAAATCGATGCGCTATCTGTTACGAAATGCGTCTTGAAAAAACTGCGCAACAGGCAATTAATACAGGAGCTGATGCTTTTTCTTCAACACTTCTTTACTCCCGATATCAAAATCATAATGCCATTATCAGTACTTGTGAAAAAATAGCCACGAAATATAATATTCCTTTTTATTATGAGGATTTTAGAATTGGATGGCAGCAGGGGATAGACATGGCTATTGACATGAAATTATACAGACAACCCTATTGCGGCTGTATCTATAGCGAACAGGAACGCTATGATAAAAACTTACAGAGAAAATTACGTAAAGAAAGAAAAAAATAA
- a CDS encoding sigma-54-dependent Fis family transcriptional regulator — MKQLKDISTQLKDLTCLYEITKNLASSTDLRECLSNAMKTIDVMKNMENGTVTIINPITGKLEIEVAHGISAEGRKRGKYQIGEGITGKVVASGESIIVPHIADEPMFLNKTRARGDLNTKARSFICVPIHGGKQVIGALSVDRVYLEGISKQADDDLRFLTILSSLIAQTTQRIQTVSREQEDLIEENLKLRRELSGKNTINDIQGNSSRMQEVYEMIHRVVDSNATVLLRGESGTGKTLVAKALHYNSKRSNKQFVVVNCSALPETLLESELFGHEKGAFTGATERKTGRFEQAEGGTLFLDEIGEISQAVQVKLLNVVQERTFQRLGSGKSIQCDVRLVAATNRDLEAAVRDNSFREDLYYRLNVFPVYMPALRERRTDILLLAEYFLKKYSDENKVKINRISTTAIDMLIQYHWPGNVRELQNCMERAVLICDGDTIKGIHLPPTLQTSDSTTSDKNPLSLSTAVENFEKDLIIEALKKTRGNQTKASKILDTSLRIINYKIHQYNIDPKKFKITP; from the coding sequence ATGAAACAATTAAAAGATATTTCAACACAATTAAAAGACCTCACGTGTCTTTATGAAATTACGAAAAATCTAGCCTCTTCAACAGACCTGAGGGAGTGTTTAAGTAATGCAATGAAAACCATTGATGTTATGAAAAACATGGAGAATGGGACAGTTACGATCATAAACCCTATAACTGGTAAACTAGAAATAGAGGTAGCACATGGTATTAGTGCAGAGGGTAGAAAGCGTGGTAAATACCAAATTGGTGAAGGTATTACTGGAAAAGTGGTGGCATCAGGCGAATCAATTATTGTGCCTCATATCGCAGACGAACCTATGTTTTTAAACAAAACCAGAGCACGTGGAGATTTAAACACAAAGGCAAGGTCATTTATTTGTGTCCCTATTCATGGGGGTAAACAGGTTATTGGGGCATTGTCAGTGGATCGGGTATATCTTGAGGGAATCTCAAAGCAGGCAGATGATGACTTGCGCTTTTTAACAATTCTCAGTTCCCTTATTGCACAGACAACACAGCGGATCCAGACGGTAAGCAGGGAACAGGAAGATCTGATAGAAGAAAACCTAAAACTCCGCCGAGAGTTATCAGGCAAAAACACCATTAATGATATTCAGGGTAATTCAAGCCGTATGCAGGAAGTATATGAGATGATCCATAGGGTGGTTGACTCAAATGCAACTGTTTTATTGCGTGGTGAGTCTGGTACAGGAAAAACTCTGGTCGCCAAGGCTCTGCATTACAACTCTAAAAGAAGTAACAAACAATTTGTTGTTGTAAACTGTTCCGCCCTACCTGAAACACTGTTAGAAAGTGAGCTTTTTGGTCATGAAAAGGGTGCCTTTACTGGAGCCACTGAACGAAAAACAGGACGGTTTGAACAGGCAGAAGGGGGTACACTTTTTCTGGATGAAATTGGAGAGATAAGTCAAGCTGTTCAGGTAAAACTCCTTAATGTGGTGCAGGAAAGAACCTTTCAAAGGCTCGGCTCAGGAAAATCAATACAATGTGATGTAAGACTTGTAGCTGCGACTAATCGTGACCTTGAAGCCGCGGTAAGAGATAATAGTTTCAGAGAAGATCTCTATTATCGTCTCAATGTATTTCCAGTATATATGCCAGCTCTTAGAGAAAGGAGAACAGATATTCTTCTTCTTGCAGAGTATTTTCTAAAAAAATATTCTGATGAAAATAAAGTAAAAATAAACAGAATTTCAACAACGGCCATTGATATGCTGATCCAGTACCATTGGCCTGGAAACGTGAGAGAATTGCAGAACTGTATGGAACGAGCAGTGCTTATTTGCGACGGAGATACTATTAAGGGTATTCATTTACCACCCACCCTACAAACCTCTGATTCTACGACTTCAGATAAAAATCCATTATCTCTGTCAACTGCAGTGGAAAATTTTGAGAAAGATCTTATTATTGAGGCACTAAAAAAAACGAGGGGAAACCAGACAAAAGCCTCTAAAATACTCGACACAAGCCTCAGAATCATTAATTATAAAATCCATCAATACAATATTGACCCTAAAAAATTTAAAATAACACCTTAA
- a CDS encoding SH3 domain-containing protein translates to MMKLKFVLFLTFLGILIFCNVQAEMLSIDGENVQVRSGPGTKYSPKWLYGSGLPVKVLSKKGGWVKIRDFENDTGWVFNKYLKSTPHMVVKVNKGKKKQINIRSGPGTKFDIVGKAYYGVVFETLKQDKGWAKVKHESGLTGWIKRSLLWGY, encoded by the coding sequence ATGATGAAACTAAAATTCGTACTTTTCTTAACCTTTCTTGGAATCCTAATTTTTTGTAATGTTCAAGCTGAAATGCTTAGCATTGATGGAGAAAATGTACAGGTGCGTTCTGGGCCAGGAACAAAATATTCACCAAAATGGCTATATGGTAGCGGACTTCCAGTGAAAGTGTTGTCTAAAAAGGGAGGTTGGGTGAAAATCAGGGATTTTGAAAACGACACAGGGTGGGTATTTAACAAATACCTCAAGTCAACCCCACATATGGTTGTGAAGGTTAACAAGGGAAAGAAAAAACAGATAAACATTCGAAGTGGTCCTGGAACAAAATTCGATATAGTTGGCAAAGCATATTACGGTGTGGTCTTTGAAACTCTGAAACAGGACAAAGGGTGGGCTAAAGTAAAACATGAGTCCGGGTTAACAGGATGGATAAAGAGAAGTCTCCTGTGGGGCTATTAA
- a CDS encoding thiamine-binding protein, translating into MKWNRWPESRGMSGRFTLESVAGIVWNMQNATFKLNDMGTLIEGKITDLFAILEKIYEIPFDQGAVRVVTHITIDDRRDKDIKIGDKTASVTARINDFNDEKTVFT; encoded by the coding sequence ATGAAATGGAATCGGTGGCCGGAATCACGTGGAATGAGTGGCCGGTTTACTCTGGAATCGGTGGCCGGAATCGTCTGGAATATGCAAAATGCGACATTTAAACTAAATGACATGGGAACACTGATTGAAGGAAAAATTACGGACCTTTTTGCTATCTTAGAAAAAATCTACGAAATACCGTTTGATCAAGGAGCGGTGCGAGTCGTCACCCATATCACAATAGATGACAGAAGGGACAAAGATATCAAAATAGGGGACAAAACAGCATCTGTTACAGCCAGGATCAATGATTTCAATGATGAAAAGACAGTATTTACCTAA
- the istA gene encoding IS21 family transposase, whose translation MPKKRLSMRKIREVLRLKYELGHSNREISRSCGIGSSTVSDYLQRTKRADLGWPLPDDLSDSSLEQTLFPPPPPPGTSRLIPDFSEIHKELQSKRGVTLNLLWQEYKEQHPDGYQYSWFCHSYRDWAGKLDLVMRHEHRAGEKLFVDYAGQTVDVVDQHTGEITKAQVFVAVLGASNYTYAEATPSQKIEDWIGSHVRTFAFLGGVPEVVVPDNLKSGVTKACRYEPDLNPTYHDLARHYQTVVLPARVRKPRDKAKAEAGVLLVERWILAKLRKHTFFNIDDLNREIGKLLEQLNNKPFKKLSGSRKSRFEELDKPALKQLPASPYELSYWKKATVHIDYHVEVEGHYYSVPYNLVKKQIEVRYTKSTVECYFRGKRVASHIRENQRGHHTTVKEHMPVNHRKYMEWNPDRFKRWAAKVGPETLCLTETLLVKRAHPQQAYRTLLGILRLGKAYGDSRLEAACHRALHINALSYRSVESILKSGLDQKPLPKPATEDKPVNHANIRGSQYYSPSTH comes from the coding sequence ATGCCGAAGAAGAGGTTATCTATGCGAAAAATTAGAGAGGTACTACGACTCAAGTATGAACTTGGGCACAGTAACCGTGAAATTTCCCGTAGCTGCGGTATTGGCAGCAGCACGGTAAGTGACTATTTACAACGAACCAAAAGAGCAGATCTGGGTTGGCCCCTTCCTGACGACCTAAGCGACAGCAGCCTTGAACAAACCCTTTTCCCTCCACCGCCTCCACCGGGGACAAGCCGGCTAATTCCAGATTTCTCTGAGATCCACAAAGAGCTCCAATCCAAACGAGGGGTTACCCTGAACCTGCTGTGGCAGGAATACAAAGAGCAGCATCCTGACGGCTACCAGTACAGCTGGTTCTGCCATAGTTACCGGGATTGGGCCGGCAAGCTTGATCTGGTCATGCGCCATGAACACCGAGCCGGTGAGAAACTGTTTGTCGACTACGCAGGCCAAACCGTCGATGTCGTTGACCAACACACCGGAGAAATCACAAAGGCTCAGGTCTTTGTTGCGGTCCTTGGTGCCAGCAACTACACCTATGCTGAGGCCACTCCCAGCCAGAAGATTGAGGATTGGATCGGTTCACATGTCCGTACATTTGCTTTCCTGGGTGGGGTTCCGGAAGTTGTCGTTCCAGATAACCTGAAAAGTGGCGTCACAAAAGCCTGCCGTTACGAACCTGACCTTAATCCCACTTATCATGATCTGGCCCGACATTATCAAACCGTGGTGCTGCCTGCAAGGGTTAGAAAACCAAGGGACAAGGCCAAGGCTGAGGCCGGTGTATTGCTGGTGGAACGCTGGATTCTGGCAAAACTCCGTAAACATACTTTCTTCAACATTGACGATCTCAATCGCGAAATAGGCAAACTCCTTGAGCAACTGAACAACAAGCCTTTCAAGAAGTTATCCGGCAGCCGTAAAAGTCGCTTTGAAGAACTGGACAAACCTGCCCTGAAACAACTTCCAGCCAGCCCTTATGAATTATCCTACTGGAAAAAGGCCACTGTACATATCGACTATCATGTGGAGGTCGAGGGACATTACTATTCCGTTCCATATAACCTGGTCAAAAAACAGATTGAGGTGCGCTATACCAAAAGCACGGTTGAGTGTTACTTTCGTGGTAAACGGGTGGCCAGTCACATCCGGGAGAATCAACGAGGGCACCACACTACCGTCAAAGAGCATATGCCTGTCAACCACCGAAAGTACATGGAGTGGAATCCGGACAGGTTCAAGCGCTGGGCTGCCAAGGTCGGGCCGGAGACACTCTGCCTCACAGAGACGCTTCTTGTAAAAAGAGCTCACCCACAACAGGCCTATCGCACTTTGCTGGGCATTCTCCGTCTTGGCAAAGCCTATGGAGATTCACGCCTTGAGGCAGCATGCCATCGGGCCCTGCATATCAACGCCCTTTCTTACCGCTCAGTGGAATCCATACTCAAAAGCGGCCTTGATCAGAAGCCACTACCGAAGCCGGCTACAGAGGACAAGCCGGTTAATCACGCAAATATCCGTGGCTCTCAGTATTATTCTCCCTCAACCCACTAA
- the istB gene encoding IS21-like element helper ATPase IstB, with translation MLLHPTLEKLTTLRFTGMAAALQEQMDMDTADNLGFEERLGLLLDREQAVRETRKLQTRLRKAKLRQDGSIEDVDFRHPRGLDRSLVTRLADCNWIKEHTNLLITGPTGVGKSYLACALAQKACREGYSALYLRLSKLFEDLALAKGDGRYLKLLTVYSKTDLLVLDDYGLATLNQEQRHDLLEILEDRHGLKSTLVTSQLPVEHWHERIGDPTLADAILDRLVHAAHKIKLKGESMRKKKARLT, from the coding sequence ATGCTTCTGCATCCAACACTTGAAAAACTCACAACTCTTCGATTCACCGGCATGGCCGCAGCACTCCAGGAACAGATGGACATGGACACTGCAGATAACCTGGGTTTCGAAGAACGCCTCGGTCTGTTACTTGACCGCGAGCAGGCGGTCAGGGAAACCAGAAAACTTCAGACCAGACTCAGAAAGGCAAAGCTGCGGCAGGATGGCTCAATCGAGGATGTAGACTTCCGTCATCCGCGTGGTCTGGATAGGTCACTGGTAACCAGGCTGGCTGACTGCAACTGGATAAAGGAACATACCAATCTGCTTATTACCGGCCCCACTGGAGTCGGCAAATCCTATCTTGCCTGTGCCTTGGCCCAAAAGGCATGCAGAGAAGGCTATAGTGCTCTCTATCTCCGTCTGAGTAAACTCTTTGAAGATCTGGCTCTTGCCAAGGGGGATGGCCGTTATCTGAAGTTACTGACTGTCTATTCAAAAACAGATCTATTGGTACTTGATGACTATGGACTGGCCACACTCAACCAGGAGCAACGCCATGATTTACTAGAAATACTGGAAGACAGACACGGCCTCAAATCTACCTTGGTAACCAGTCAATTACCGGTAGAGCACTGGCATGAGCGGATCGGAGATCCGACTTTAGCCGACGCCATTCTTGACCGTCTGGTACATGCCGCTCACAAAATCAAACTGAAAGGAGAATCTATGAGAAAAAAGAAAGCACGCTTGACGTGA
- a CDS encoding ParB/RepB/Spo0J family partition protein yields the protein MTKMKGLGKGVNLLFNQEEDEEKYFSCDVDKIIANSFQPRTHFDKDKLNELAESIREKGIIQPLVVIPKNNGTYGLIAGERRLRASKLIGLKEVPVVVREIGGDDELLELALIENVQRQDLNPIEEALAYEKLIKLFSYTQEETASKVGKKRSTVTNRLRLLQLPDFIQLDIAEKKLSEGHARAILRLSDDTTAMKAARDQVVAKGLSVRQTEKLTSRMKLENTNNRTIRTQKNISIPDQFSQTLINRVTNKLHSKVQLQQNGSRGKLEIEYYSLDDLERLVALIAGEDI from the coding sequence ATGACAAAAATGAAAGGACTAGGAAAAGGGGTAAACCTCCTTTTCAATCAAGAAGAGGATGAGGAGAAATATTTTTCGTGTGATGTTGATAAAATAATTGCCAACAGTTTTCAACCAAGAACTCATTTTGACAAAGACAAGCTCAACGAGCTAGCGGAATCCATCAGGGAGAAGGGCATTATACAACCCCTGGTTGTTATTCCAAAAAACAACGGAACTTACGGATTAATAGCAGGAGAAAGAAGGTTAAGGGCCTCGAAGCTCATAGGGCTAAAAGAGGTACCAGTCGTTGTGAGAGAAATTGGAGGGGATGACGAGTTGTTAGAACTCGCTCTTATTGAAAACGTCCAGAGACAGGACCTAAACCCAATTGAAGAGGCCCTCGCATACGAAAAATTAATAAAACTCTTTTCATATACCCAAGAGGAAACTGCGTCAAAGGTAGGAAAAAAAAGATCGACTGTAACAAATCGCTTAAGGTTACTACAACTACCTGATTTTATTCAACTAGATATAGCGGAAAAAAAACTATCTGAGGGACATGCAAGGGCGATCTTACGATTGTCTGATGATACAACGGCCATGAAAGCAGCAAGAGACCAGGTCGTCGCTAAGGGATTATCAGTAAGGCAAACTGAAAAACTGACCTCACGCATGAAACTGGAAAACACAAACAACAGGACCATCAGGACCCAAAAAAACATATCAATCCCTGACCAGTTTTCGCAGACTTTGATCAACAGGGTAACCAATAAACTCCACTCTAAAGTTCAACTGCAACAAAATGGAAGTCGCGGGAAACTGGAAATTGAATACTATTCCCTGGATGACCTGGAAAGGCTGGTCGCACTTATTGCTGGTGAAGATATTTAG
- a CDS encoding ParA family protein — MSPGKIIAIANQKGGVGKTTSAVSLAAALERKKKKILLVDSDPQGNATSGYGVRQSDCKSQLYHCYTQDIPVKTVLITPNKKRNLTILPSGIDLSAAEMELFPIEKREYVLKTMLEPLREEYDFILIDCPPSLGLLTVNSLTAADSVLIPMQCEYFALEGLSQLVSTIRSVKKSLNKNLYIEGLLLTMFDKRNKLTFQVEDELKKHFKDQVFRTVIPRNVRLSECPSHGLSVIEYDVKSTGAQAYIKLANEFLKKQN; from the coding sequence ATGAGTCCTGGAAAAATCATCGCTATTGCCAACCAAAAAGGTGGGGTTGGAAAAACAACCTCGGCTGTTAGTCTTGCTGCTGCACTTGAGCGAAAAAAAAAGAAAATCCTTCTTGTGGATTCGGACCCACAAGGTAATGCGACATCGGGTTACGGAGTTCGCCAGAGTGACTGCAAGTCACAATTGTACCACTGTTACACCCAAGACATCCCGGTAAAAACTGTCCTTATCACACCAAACAAAAAAAGGAACTTAACAATTTTACCATCGGGTATTGATTTGTCTGCTGCTGAAATGGAGCTCTTTCCAATAGAGAAACGAGAGTATGTACTAAAAACAATGCTTGAGCCATTGCGAGAAGAATACGATTTTATCCTTATCGACTGCCCTCCGTCCCTGGGCCTGTTGACAGTCAACAGTCTTACAGCCGCAGATTCTGTTTTAATTCCCATGCAGTGTGAATATTTCGCACTAGAAGGGCTATCACAACTGGTGAGTACCATACGGTCGGTGAAAAAATCACTAAACAAAAACCTCTATATCGAGGGCCTGCTCTTAACCATGTTTGACAAAAGAAACAAATTGACATTTCAAGTAGAAGATGAGTTAAAAAAGCACTTCAAAGACCAGGTGTTCCGAACAGTGATTCCTAGAAATGTTCGTTTGAGTGAATGTCCGAGTCACGGTTTGTCTGTTATCGAATATGATGTCAAATCCACAGGTGCTCAGGCATACATCAAACTGGCAAATGAATTTCTAAAGAAACAAAATTAA
- the nadB gene encoding L-aspartate oxidase yields MESDFLVIGSGIAGLSYALRCAELGSVVVVTKKKDIDTATNLAQGGIAVVLEAEDSYESHVKDTLESGAGLCDESVVRMVVEDGPARVADLVRMGVDFVRDEGSSSGYSLGMEGGHSCRRVAHANDLTGREIERALLNVVRNHKRIELMEEHMVVDLLMVAGGVPGWGEVDSGERCVGAYVLVDGQVEAYRAKLTAICSGGVGKVYLYTTNPDIATGDGIAMAFRAGAEIENMEFVQFHPTCLYHPEEKNFLISEAVRGEGGVLIGVDGVPFMKKYDSREDLATRDTVARAIDREMKETGEDCVFLDITHRDPVFVKKRFPTIYDRCLSRGIDITKQPIPVVPAAHYMCGGIRTDKYARTTVAGLMALGESACTGLHGGNRLASNSLLEAVVFANRAAVFCEKNWKELQNIDIPIIDLWKSGDAKELGEEILINHNWDSIRRVMWNYVGIVRSMKRLELAKKRMEFIYSEIEEHYQEYFVTPNMVELRNISLISLLIIQSALSRKESRGLHYVIDFPNKFKHSNATLFRRKGNRNSWEFELIGGVEGEE; encoded by the coding sequence ATGGAAAGTGATTTTTTGGTGATAGGTAGCGGTATAGCGGGGCTTTCGTATGCTTTACGGTGTGCTGAGTTGGGTAGTGTGGTTGTTGTTACAAAGAAGAAGGATATTGACACGGCAACTAACCTGGCTCAGGGGGGCATTGCTGTGGTGTTGGAGGCTGAGGATAGTTATGAGTCCCACGTAAAGGATACCCTGGAGTCTGGGGCCGGGTTGTGCGATGAGAGTGTGGTTAGGATGGTGGTAGAAGATGGTCCGGCGAGGGTTGCTGATTTGGTAAGGATGGGTGTTGATTTTGTAAGGGATGAAGGAAGTTCCTCGGGGTACTCTCTTGGAATGGAGGGAGGGCATAGTTGTAGGAGGGTTGCTCATGCAAATGATCTGACGGGTAGGGAGATAGAACGGGCTTTGTTGAATGTGGTTCGTAACCATAAGAGGATTGAACTTATGGAGGAGCACATGGTTGTAGATTTGTTAATGGTTGCAGGTGGTGTCCCTGGTTGGGGAGAGGTTGATTCTGGAGAGCGTTGTGTCGGGGCGTATGTGTTGGTTGATGGGCAGGTTGAGGCTTATCGTGCTAAATTGACAGCTATATGTAGTGGTGGGGTTGGGAAGGTGTATCTTTATACAACGAACCCGGATATTGCAACTGGTGATGGTATTGCTATGGCTTTTAGGGCTGGGGCTGAAATTGAGAATATGGAATTTGTACAGTTTCACCCTACGTGCTTGTATCATCCAGAAGAGAAGAATTTTTTGATTTCGGAGGCGGTTAGGGGCGAAGGTGGAGTGTTGATTGGTGTGGATGGTGTTCCTTTTATGAAAAAATATGATTCAAGGGAAGACTTGGCAACCAGGGATACGGTTGCTCGTGCAATTGATAGAGAAATGAAGGAAACAGGTGAAGATTGTGTGTTTTTAGATATCACCCACAGGGATCCTGTGTTTGTGAAAAAAAGATTTCCTACAATTTATGACAGGTGTTTGTCGCGAGGTATAGATATAACAAAACAGCCAATTCCAGTGGTACCAGCTGCACATTATATGTGCGGAGGAATTCGTACTGATAAGTATGCGAGAACAACTGTAGCTGGTTTGATGGCCCTGGGTGAGAGTGCTTGTACGGGGTTGCATGGTGGTAATAGGTTGGCAAGTAATAGTTTGCTTGAGGCAGTGGTTTTCGCAAATAGGGCAGCGGTGTTTTGTGAAAAAAATTGGAAAGAATTACAAAATATAGATATTCCAATTATTGATTTATGGAAGAGCGGAGATGCAAAGGAATTAGGTGAGGAAATCTTAATAAATCATAATTGGGATTCTATAAGAAGAGTAATGTGGAATTATGTGGGTATTGTTAGGTCTATGAAAAGATTGGAGCTCGCTAAGAAGCGTATGGAGTTTATATATTCAGAAATTGAGGAACATTACCAGGAGTATTTTGTCACTCCAAATATGGTTGAGTTGCGCAATATCTCACTGATATCATTATTGATTATACAATCTGCCTTGTCGAGGAAGGAATCTCGTGGGTTACATTATGTGATAGATTTTCCAAACAAATTCAAACATTCTAATGCTACGCTCTTTCGTAGGAAAGGTAATAGAAACAGCTGGGAATTTGAGTTAATAGGGGGTGTGGAAGGTGAAGAATAA